From the genome of Thermogutta terrifontis, one region includes:
- a CDS encoding HDOD domain-containing protein: protein MRESQIFAGSTGDSTQQSRGFAAQSASPEQLVERLEIPHSSPGVAWRVVQILKDPEYDVHEVESILESDPGLCASILKLVNSSAFGLPRNVTNLRQAITLLGARSLRLAVLSFGLVNRLTQGTPREVFDDFWRRALTTAVVAGKLIRRERAVNPEDAYCAGLLAEIGVLVFSQVDTRKYPGLYLKHRHGKDLLAAEEEHYGFDHATLGACLLERWGLPSPLPLAAACHHQPNRCDTPLLQAVHAGTMLSDVLWVARSALLPTARQWLERHFGMDLDGFIGLANECKQEIMDSAEFFSVKLKGRIDVSALKKEAFEIFKKAALETALEYDSITAVLEQRYTM from the coding sequence ATGCGGGAATCGCAGATCTTCGCGGGTAGTACGGGTGATAGCACACAACAATCCCGAGGTTTCGCAGCGCAATCGGCCAGTCCGGAGCAGCTTGTGGAACGACTGGAGATCCCTCACTCTTCACCGGGGGTCGCGTGGCGAGTGGTTCAAATTCTGAAAGATCCCGAATACGATGTTCACGAAGTGGAGTCCATTCTAGAATCGGATCCCGGTTTGTGCGCGTCCATCCTAAAGCTGGTCAACTCGTCCGCGTTCGGGTTGCCCCGCAATGTCACCAATCTTCGGCAGGCGATCACCCTGCTTGGTGCCCGATCGCTCCGGTTGGCCGTGTTAAGTTTTGGGCTGGTCAACAGGCTGACGCAGGGAACGCCCAGGGAAGTATTCGACGATTTTTGGAGACGGGCGCTAACGACGGCCGTCGTGGCCGGAAAACTCATCCGGCGAGAAAGGGCCGTCAATCCTGAAGACGCGTACTGTGCAGGGCTTCTTGCGGAAATCGGCGTTCTGGTGTTCTCTCAGGTTGACACGAGAAAATATCCCGGCTTGTACCTGAAACACCGCCATGGCAAAGATCTTCTGGCGGCAGAGGAAGAGCACTACGGATTCGATCACGCGACCCTGGGGGCGTGCCTGCTCGAGCGCTGGGGGCTACCCAGTCCTTTGCCTCTGGCGGCGGCTTGCCACCACCAACCAAATCGATGCGATACCCCCCTGCTGCAGGCGGTTCACGCGGGAACCATGCTGAGTGATGTACTGTGGGTAGCCCGCTCGGCTCTTCTACCGACGGCCCGGCAATGGCTGGAAAGACACTTCGGGATGGATCTGGATGGCTTCATCGGTCTCGCCAACGAGTGCAAACAAGAGATCATGGATAGTGCCGAGTTTTTCTCGGTCAAATTGAAAGGTCGGATTGATGTCTCGGCACTGAAAAAGGAGGCCTTTGAAATCTTCAAAAAGGCCGCCCTGGAAACGGCGTTAGAATATGACTCAATTACCGCTGTTCTCGAACAGCGTTACACAATGTGA
- the hpnH gene encoding adenosyl-hopene transferase HpnH: protein MRFPWSLVKTMSLHLLRSRMCGRTRPPLVLMLEPLFACNLACEGCGRIREYAAMAHRQMPLEECLHAARECDAPVVSVCGGEPLLYRDLDRLVSGLLLQKRFIYLCTNGLLIPRWLDRLPRTKRLVWNVHLDGMETTHDAITGRPGTFREVTRAIRLAKEAGMRVTTNTTIYASMDMHEVIVLMEYLTELGVDGMLLSPAYSYECLQPATTSLPAAAGAVPFTPEGCAAKENDCATPLAPVEQRTKDTAIAREQSLFLTRSQVAEKFQSIKTELRRFRLINSPLYLDFLMGLRDLPCAAWASPTRNVCGWKSPCYLITDGHFATFREWQEKTPWQRLGPGRDPRCENCLVHYGFETGAVFAAQKSLRDSLSLAIWQFGR, encoded by the coding sequence GTGCGATTTCCCTGGTCACTTGTAAAAACAATGAGCCTACATCTGCTCCGCTCGCGAATGTGCGGGCGAACACGACCGCCCCTCGTGCTGATGCTTGAACCTCTTTTTGCCTGTAATCTGGCGTGCGAAGGTTGTGGCCGCATCCGCGAGTACGCGGCGATGGCTCATCGCCAAATGCCTCTGGAGGAATGCCTGCACGCGGCACGGGAATGTGATGCACCCGTGGTCAGCGTGTGCGGAGGAGAACCGCTTCTGTATCGGGACCTTGATCGTTTAGTGTCGGGTTTGCTGTTGCAAAAACGATTCATCTATCTGTGTACTAACGGGTTGCTTATTCCGCGCTGGCTGGACCGGCTTCCACGCACGAAAAGGCTCGTCTGGAATGTCCATCTCGACGGCATGGAAACGACTCACGACGCCATCACCGGTCGACCTGGCACTTTTCGTGAAGTGACCCGGGCTATCCGTCTGGCCAAAGAGGCGGGAATGCGGGTAACCACCAACACCACCATTTACGCCTCCATGGACATGCATGAAGTTATCGTACTGATGGAGTATTTGACGGAATTGGGCGTGGACGGCATGTTGCTTTCCCCGGCTTATTCCTACGAATGCCTCCAGCCGGCTACAACATCCCTCCCAGCGGCGGCAGGAGCCGTCCCTTTCACCCCTGAAGGCTGCGCCGCTAAAGAAAATGATTGTGCCACACCGTTAGCCCCCGTGGAACAGAGGACCAAGGATACCGCGATTGCTCGGGAACAGTCACTTTTTTTGACGCGCTCCCAGGTAGCCGAGAAATTCCAATCGATCAAAACTGAACTTCGGCGGTTTCGGTTGATCAATTCCCCCCTGTATCTCGACTTTCTCATGGGCTTGCGAGATTTGCCGTGTGCTGCGTGGGCTTCACCGACACGGAATGTGTGTGGCTGGAAGTCGCCCTGTTACCTCATTACTGATGGACATTTCGCCACGTTTCGAGAATGGCAGGAAAAGACCCCGTGGCAGAGGCTGGGCCCGGGTCGTGATCCCCGCTGCGAGAATTGCCTTGTCCATTATGGATTTGAAACCGGGGCCGTCTTCGCTGCCCAAAAATCCCTTCGCGATAGCCTGAGCCTGGCCATCTGGCAGTTCGGCCGATAA
- a CDS encoding Gfo/Idh/MocA family protein, whose product MSRRNASLSRRDMLKASAAAMALPTIIARSALGSAEQPAPSERLTLGFIGMGKQNQYHLDAFLRMKDVHVLAVCEVDTTRRNFSVEKVNKAYENTDCAGYNDYRELIARKDIDAVVIATPDHWHTHPIVDACKAKKHIYCEKPLTLTIAEAKLCIDAVNKYGVVFQTGSQQRSSREFRIACEAVRNGRIGKIKQVYAAVGGPSRFCDLPEEPMEPGLDWNMWLGQAPMRPYNSVLSPRGVHNHFPNWRAYREYSGGGMTDWGAHHFDIAQWGLGMDDSGPVEVIPPDDPEKGQGVRWIYANGVELIHGGYEGRGGVNFVGTDGVVYVDRGKLQSWPDEVVKEPLKDSEKVRLYESPGHHRDWLNAIRENRQPICPVEVGARSVTVCHLGNLAYWTGKRLKWDPQNWKFVEPAEANEWLDGIRKEPRRDPWQLPTI is encoded by the coding sequence ATGAGTCGGAGGAATGCATCACTCTCTCGTCGCGACATGTTAAAAGCGTCGGCAGCCGCTATGGCTCTGCCTACCATCATTGCCCGTTCCGCGCTGGGTTCAGCGGAGCAACCAGCGCCCAGCGAACGCTTGACCCTCGGTTTCATCGGAATGGGAAAACAGAATCAGTATCATCTCGATGCGTTCCTTCGCATGAAGGACGTGCACGTTCTGGCCGTCTGCGAGGTGGACACCACGCGAAGAAATTTCTCCGTGGAAAAGGTCAACAAAGCCTATGAAAACACGGACTGCGCAGGTTACAACGATTATCGTGAGTTGATTGCTCGCAAGGATATTGACGCCGTGGTCATCGCCACGCCGGACCACTGGCACACGCATCCCATTGTGGATGCCTGCAAGGCCAAGAAACATATTTACTGCGAAAAACCGTTGACGTTGACAATTGCGGAGGCGAAACTCTGCATTGATGCTGTCAACAAGTATGGTGTTGTTTTTCAGACGGGCAGCCAGCAGCGTTCCAGCCGAGAGTTCCGAATTGCCTGCGAGGCCGTCCGAAACGGTCGGATCGGAAAGATCAAGCAGGTCTACGCGGCAGTGGGAGGGCCGAGCCGCTTTTGTGACCTGCCGGAAGAACCCATGGAGCCCGGTCTCGATTGGAACATGTGGTTGGGTCAAGCCCCCATGCGGCCGTACAACTCTGTTCTCAGCCCTCGCGGGGTTCATAACCACTTTCCGAACTGGCGGGCCTATCGCGAATACTCAGGCGGTGGCATGACCGACTGGGGTGCCCATCATTTCGATATTGCCCAATGGGGTCTGGGCATGGACGATTCGGGACCGGTGGAAGTGATTCCTCCCGATGACCCCGAAAAAGGCCAGGGGGTTCGATGGATTTACGCAAATGGCGTCGAGCTCATTCATGGCGGATACGAAGGTCGCGGGGGAGTCAATTTCGTTGGGACCGATGGAGTGGTGTACGTCGATCGTGGAAAGCTCCAAAGTTGGCCCGATGAAGTTGTCAAGGAACCACTCAAAGATAGTGAAAAAGTTCGACTGTATGAGTCCCCGGGTCACCACCGCGACTGGCTGAATGCCATCCGCGAAAATCGTCAACCCATTTGCCCGGTGGAGGTAGGGGCCCGCTCTGTAACGGTTTGCCACTTGGGTAATCTCGCTTACTGGACGGGCAAGCGTCTCAAATGGGATCCACAAAATTGGAAATTTGTAGAACCCGCCGAGGCCAATGAGTGGCTGGACGGGATTCGAAAAGAGCCTCGCCGGGATCCCTGGCAGTTACCCACGATCTGA
- a CDS encoding prenyltransferase/squalene oxidase repeat-containing protein produces MDEPWQGGDSLRPRGENRLRLAYTTRPRSTLESQLRRSVSRGRWCLLNRQYPDGHWRAELEGDSILQSETILILAFFHRESSELVSLLASRLLETQTAEGGWSLYPGGPLDISATVKAYFALKIAGFDLHEEPIRRARDAILARGGAQSVNSFTRFYLAFLGQIPYSACPAVPPELVLLPRWFPINLYSLSAWSRTMVVPLSIIWALKPVRTLPPEKGIRELFLTRPENWPLTRGSRSARLEWFWSRFFSAVDRLYKLCDRHRLVPLRQKALRAAEAWILQHLEGSHGLGAIYPAMVWSLIALKALGYDEESPLMRTGWRHVEELIISDENNHTARVQPCLSPVWDTTLAVRCLRESGLGIDHPALRRGVHWLLGRQILKPGDWALHTQAQPGGWCFQYANDHYPDCDDTAAVLLALAALFQTESPADGLFPPQWELVNPPDKCEGRLNHPGDDRLSHGRLERLSGEEALADATRAIDRGLKWLLAMQNDDGGWAAFDRNNCCQLLTQVPFADHNAMIDPSTPDVTGRVLEALGNLGYRVGHPAVDRAVRYLRAVQEPDGSWLGRWGVSYIYGTWLALAGLDAVGIPEHDPSVLAGATWLIGHQLPDGGWGETPETYDNPAKRGAGPSTPSQTAWAILGLLAAGKSRHPAVLRGVRYLLDRQQSDGTWAEEAFTGTGFPRVFYLRYHHYPLYFPLMALARFATVNAPYLEELDLPELRVLVPKQDHLSSESRSA; encoded by the coding sequence ATGGATGAGCCCTGGCAGGGAGGCGACAGTCTCAGGCCGAGAGGTGAGAATCGCCTCCGCTTGGCCTACACCACCCGACCTCGCTCCACGCTTGAATCTCAACTCCGGCGGAGCGTCTCTCGAGGACGATGGTGCCTGCTCAATCGCCAGTATCCTGATGGCCATTGGCGGGCGGAACTGGAAGGTGACAGCATCCTTCAAAGCGAGACTATTCTCATTCTGGCGTTTTTCCACCGCGAATCGAGCGAACTGGTTTCGCTTCTGGCCTCACGGCTCCTGGAAACACAGACGGCGGAGGGCGGGTGGTCTCTTTATCCTGGCGGTCCCCTGGATATAAGTGCCACCGTAAAGGCCTATTTCGCCCTCAAAATCGCGGGATTCGACCTCCATGAGGAGCCCATCCGCCGGGCACGGGATGCCATTCTGGCGCGAGGCGGTGCTCAGTCGGTCAACAGTTTTACCCGGTTTTATCTGGCTTTTCTGGGGCAAATTCCGTACTCGGCGTGCCCCGCTGTTCCGCCGGAGCTTGTGCTCCTGCCTCGGTGGTTTCCGATCAATCTTTATTCTCTAAGCGCTTGGTCGCGCACAATGGTGGTGCCGCTGTCCATCATTTGGGCATTGAAGCCCGTCCGCACCCTTCCGCCCGAAAAGGGAATTCGGGAACTATTTCTCACTCGTCCGGAGAACTGGCCGCTGACCAGGGGATCGCGGTCCGCACGGCTGGAGTGGTTCTGGAGCCGATTTTTTTCCGCCGTGGATCGCCTCTATAAGCTTTGTGATCGTCATCGTTTGGTACCTTTGCGTCAAAAGGCCCTCCGTGCCGCTGAAGCCTGGATTCTTCAACATCTTGAGGGAAGCCATGGTTTGGGTGCCATTTATCCTGCCATGGTTTGGAGCCTCATTGCTCTCAAGGCTCTCGGCTATGACGAGGAAAGTCCCCTGATGAGGACCGGATGGCGGCACGTGGAAGAGCTTATCATCTCCGACGAGAACAATCATACAGCCCGGGTTCAACCCTGTCTGTCCCCCGTGTGGGACACGACACTGGCCGTCCGCTGCCTGAGAGAATCGGGTTTGGGGATTGACCATCCAGCTCTGCGGCGAGGCGTCCACTGGCTTCTGGGCCGACAGATTCTCAAACCCGGCGACTGGGCCCTTCACACCCAGGCTCAGCCCGGGGGATGGTGCTTCCAATACGCCAACGATCATTATCCGGACTGTGATGACACCGCTGCTGTCCTGCTCGCATTGGCAGCTCTATTCCAGACTGAATCGCCTGCTGACGGCTTGTTCCCTCCCCAATGGGAGCTGGTCAACCCGCCAGACAAATGTGAGGGTCGGCTCAATCATCCAGGCGATGATCGTCTATCCCATGGGCGTCTGGAGAGGTTGTCCGGCGAGGAAGCTCTCGCCGACGCAACCAGAGCGATCGATCGCGGGCTCAAGTGGTTGCTGGCCATGCAGAACGATGACGGTGGCTGGGCCGCCTTCGATCGAAATAATTGCTGTCAACTTCTGACCCAAGTTCCCTTTGCCGATCACAATGCCATGATCGACCCGAGCACTCCGGATGTGACGGGGCGGGTCCTGGAGGCTCTCGGTAATCTCGGTTACCGCGTGGGTCATCCGGCGGTCGATCGCGCTGTGCGTTATCTCAGGGCAGTTCAGGAGCCAGATGGAAGCTGGCTGGGAAGGTGGGGAGTCAGCTATATTTACGGTACATGGCTGGCCCTTGCAGGGTTGGACGCCGTAGGAATTCCCGAACATGATCCCAGTGTACTCGCCGGCGCGACGTGGCTCATCGGCCACCAACTCCCCGACGGCGGCTGGGGGGAAACGCCCGAAACGTACGACAATCCTGCCAAGCGCGGAGCCGGCCCAAGCACTCCTTCTCAAACCGCCTGGGCAATCCTTGGGCTGTTAGCCGCCGGCAAGTCGCGACACCCTGCCGTCCTGCGAGGTGTGCGCTACCTGCTCGATCGCCAACAGAGCGACGGCACATGGGCGGAAGAGGCCTTCACCGGAACGGGCTTCCCGCGCGTCTTTTACCTGCGCTACCATCATTACCCTCTCTATTTTCCGCTCATGGCCCTGGCGCGGTTTGCCACCGTAAATGCACCTTATCTTGAAGAACTCGACCTTCCCGAGCTGCGTGTGCTCGTTCCCAAACAGGACCACCTATCCTCAGAGTCGCGAAGTGCGTAA
- a CDS encoding thioredoxin family protein has translation MVRTGSTMMLPLGAKAPDFALPDTEGRIVRLSDFDGAPALLVIFMCNHCPYVKHIADHLAQFTKEFQAKGVAIVGINSNDAASYPDDSPEKMREEVKLRGYTFPYLYDETQEVAKAYRAACTPDFFLFDKERRLVYRGQYDDSRPGNGIPVTGKDLRAAIEAVLAGRPVPPDQKPSLGCNIKWKPGNEPEYFSA, from the coding sequence ATGGTTCGCACAGGCAGTACCATGATGCTCCCGCTTGGGGCCAAGGCGCCGGATTTCGCTCTGCCAGACACCGAGGGTCGCATCGTCCGCCTTTCCGATTTTGACGGCGCCCCGGCGCTGCTGGTCATCTTCATGTGCAATCACTGTCCGTACGTCAAACATATTGCCGATCACCTGGCACAATTCACTAAGGAATTTCAGGCTAAGGGGGTCGCGATCGTCGGAATCAACTCCAACGATGCAGCAAGTTACCCGGATGATTCTCCGGAAAAGATGCGGGAAGAGGTCAAACTTCGCGGCTACACATTCCCCTACTTATACGACGAGACCCAGGAAGTTGCCAAGGCGTACCGGGCGGCCTGCACTCCTGACTTTTTCCTCTTCGACAAAGAGCGTCGATTGGTGTACCGAGGGCAGTACGACGACAGCCGTCCGGGAAACGGAATCCCTGTGACGGGAAAAGACCTGCGAGCAGCCATCGAAGCCGTTCTCGCCGGCCGACCAGTCCCGCCCGATCAAAAGCCCAGCCTCGGCTGCAATATCAAATGGAAACCCGGCAACGAGCCGGAGTATTTCTCCGCGTAA
- a CDS encoding tetratricopeptide repeat protein: MRTENIKFETGGFRRSFVFFAIAPVLGLVFCSGCGQDESSDSRHSTYSVPVASARPEKQTPSATAAVWEPAPSDQSGESQGTVPIKWPKLPSPLTGDWMKEQGHHVADELAQKFPNDVYAQHVHAQVYRLSGDTEEALKIWHHCLELKKDFLPAYEEIVQILVRRGDHAQAEKMARQGLAFHPRAVSLRNLLASILLEQGRLDEVITTVLAGRALGTESPEGLFLAAQAYQRKQQHDRAREVLEEAVRLRPEFTQAHYALAVSLARLGDQAGAQRHREIFQKLKERDQQANAAILRVESDEFVRRTVAGIFQQAGVIFSNHGLPERAEECWLMGAALSPKDVVCRQALVVLYQQQRRPAAGLAIVEELVGLEPRNPSHRVAEGVFYLQIQNFEKAIDSFKQALALDPKMDAAYAGLAQAYLQKKENLEEARRLAETAVQLSPQPDYFVVLAVASAELGDWEQARRNVEKALAINPSHDLARKLARFLQHGI; the protein is encoded by the coding sequence ATGCGCACAGAGAATATCAAGTTCGAAACCGGCGGTTTTCGGAGATCGTTTGTTTTCTTCGCGATCGCCCCAGTACTTGGCCTGGTGTTCTGTTCCGGTTGCGGGCAGGACGAATCTTCTGATTCGCGCCATTCCACCTATTCCGTGCCAGTGGCGTCAGCCCGGCCGGAAAAACAAACTCCGAGCGCCACCGCGGCTGTGTGGGAACCAGCGCCATCCGACCAATCCGGTGAGTCGCAGGGGACCGTCCCGATCAAATGGCCTAAACTCCCTTCGCCCTTGACGGGCGACTGGATGAAGGAGCAGGGACATCACGTCGCGGACGAGCTTGCGCAGAAATTTCCAAACGATGTGTATGCGCAACATGTTCACGCTCAGGTGTATCGTCTTTCTGGCGATACGGAGGAGGCATTGAAAATATGGCATCACTGTTTGGAGCTGAAAAAAGACTTTTTGCCGGCTTACGAGGAGATTGTCCAGATCCTCGTGCGGCGGGGAGATCACGCGCAGGCAGAGAAAATGGCACGGCAGGGGCTGGCCTTCCATCCCCGTGCCGTCTCGCTGCGGAATTTGTTGGCCAGCATCCTTCTGGAACAGGGGCGTCTGGATGAGGTCATCACCACCGTCCTGGCAGGGCGCGCTCTCGGGACGGAGTCGCCTGAAGGTCTCTTTTTAGCTGCCCAGGCTTACCAGCGGAAGCAGCAGCACGACCGTGCTCGAGAGGTCCTGGAAGAGGCCGTGCGACTGCGACCAGAGTTCACTCAGGCCCACTATGCGCTGGCTGTCAGTCTGGCAAGGCTTGGGGACCAGGCCGGGGCTCAGCGGCATCGCGAGATTTTTCAAAAACTGAAGGAGCGCGATCAGCAAGCGAATGCCGCTATCTTGCGGGTGGAGAGCGATGAATTCGTACGCCGGACCGTGGCCGGTATTTTTCAGCAGGCGGGGGTCATTTTTTCGAATCACGGGCTTCCCGAGCGAGCCGAGGAATGTTGGTTGATGGGAGCCGCTCTTTCGCCGAAGGATGTGGTGTGCCGCCAAGCCCTGGTGGTTCTCTATCAGCAGCAGCGCCGGCCCGCCGCAGGCCTCGCAATCGTGGAGGAGCTCGTTGGACTGGAACCTCGCAATCCCTCGCATCGCGTGGCGGAAGGGGTATTCTACTTACAAATACAAAACTTCGAGAAGGCCATCGACTCGTTCAAACAGGCACTTGCCCTGGACCCCAAGATGGATGCGGCATATGCTGGACTGGCTCAAGCGTATTTACAAAAAAAAGAAAACCTCGAGGAAGCCCGACGGCTCGCCGAAACCGCTGTGCAACTATCTCCCCAGCCGGATTACTTCGTGGTGCTGGCCGTCGCGTCTGCCGAACTCGGGGACTGGGAGCAGGCCAGACGAAATGTCGAAAAAGCCCTGGCGATCAATCCTTCTCACGACCTCGCCCGAAAACTAGCTCGGTTTCTGCAACATGGAATTTAA
- a CDS encoding carbohydrate binding domain-containing protein: protein MRSVLRRHVVLSFLVMLGSVSIVSVKQKFVAAEDARYPDRWVWVFGYGLGRDSDVAEVIKLLDRAGKSGYTGAAVSFGLDSLCKRDETFFRRLEEVKAACARNHLDIVPSIFSVGYGGGILAHNKYLAEGLPVKDALFEVRGNEARLIPDPPVEIQNGGFEEFSGNRFTGWRFHDQPGEVSFVDTAVRHTGRASLRMENFRANPHGHGRVMQEVRVHPYRCYKMTLWVKTEELQPTSAFMVQVLADNRTLAPIEFNLSPTTDWTKLVLIFNSHKFDVVRVYAGVWGGRSGRFWIDDWTIEEMGPINVLRRPGTPVTVKSEDGSIVYEEGRDYQRLEDPNYSPFRVDRPAPPLRLMPGSRIRDGQRLRVSWYHSQKIHDSQVTVCMAEPELYEIFDHEAALLAKYVNPKKVILSMDEVRMGGTCEACRGRDMGELLGECITRQVQILRKYMPDVQVYIWSDMLDPNHNAHGDYYLVEGDFTGSWKHVPKDLVIAVWGGAPRPKSVQFFAEQGFPILIACYYDAPNLDDVKGWAKVVEGVPGVRGFMYTPWTRKYDLLEEFAKILWGR, encoded by the coding sequence ATGCGGTCTGTGTTACGGCGCCATGTGGTTTTGTCGTTCCTAGTGATGTTGGGGAGCGTCAGCATCGTCTCTGTTAAACAGAAATTCGTGGCTGCAGAGGATGCCCGCTACCCCGACCGCTGGGTGTGGGTGTTCGGCTACGGTTTGGGACGAGATAGTGATGTGGCCGAAGTGATTAAACTGCTCGATCGAGCAGGCAAAAGTGGGTACACCGGTGCGGCGGTTTCTTTTGGACTGGACAGTCTCTGCAAACGGGATGAGACCTTCTTCAGACGGCTCGAAGAAGTCAAGGCGGCCTGCGCTCGGAATCATCTCGACATAGTCCCTTCCATTTTCTCGGTGGGCTATGGGGGCGGTATTTTGGCCCACAATAAGTACTTGGCAGAAGGCCTGCCGGTCAAGGATGCCCTGTTCGAAGTCCGCGGCAACGAGGCGCGGCTCATCCCCGATCCGCCAGTCGAGATTCAAAATGGAGGGTTTGAAGAATTCTCGGGAAATCGCTTCACCGGTTGGCGCTTTCACGACCAGCCTGGAGAAGTGAGCTTTGTCGATACTGCCGTGAGGCACACTGGCCGGGCGTCGCTGCGAATGGAGAATTTTCGGGCAAATCCTCACGGCCACGGCCGAGTCATGCAGGAAGTTCGGGTCCACCCCTATCGCTGCTACAAAATGACGTTGTGGGTCAAAACAGAGGAATTGCAGCCCACCAGCGCGTTCATGGTCCAGGTGCTGGCAGACAATCGGACACTGGCCCCCATTGAATTCAATCTGTCTCCCACCACCGACTGGACGAAGCTCGTGCTCATCTTCAACAGTCACAAATTTGATGTGGTCCGGGTGTATGCCGGGGTGTGGGGTGGTCGCAGTGGGCGGTTCTGGATTGATGACTGGACCATCGAAGAGATGGGGCCGATCAACGTCCTGCGCCGCCCGGGAACCCCCGTGACGGTCAAGAGCGAAGACGGCTCGATCGTCTACGAAGAAGGTCGCGATTATCAGCGATTGGAAGACCCGAATTACAGCCCCTTTCGGGTGGACCGCCCTGCTCCTCCGCTGCGGCTGATGCCGGGAAGCCGGATCAGAGATGGGCAGCGACTTAGAGTGAGCTGGTATCACTCCCAGAAAATCCATGATTCGCAGGTCACAGTCTGCATGGCCGAGCCCGAGCTGTACGAGATTTTCGACCACGAGGCAGCTCTTCTCGCGAAATACGTCAATCCTAAAAAAGTGATCCTCAGCATGGATGAGGTCCGCATGGGCGGTACGTGTGAAGCCTGCCGAGGTCGTGATATGGGCGAACTACTGGGCGAGTGTATCACGCGGCAGGTCCAGATTCTGCGGAAATATATGCCCGATGTGCAGGTCTATATCTGGTCAGATATGCTCGACCCCAATCACAACGCCCACGGGGATTATTACCTTGTGGAGGGCGATTTTACGGGAAGCTGGAAACATGTTCCTAAAGACCTTGTCATTGCGGTGTGGGGTGGAGCCCCGCGTCCCAAGAGCGTGCAGTTCTTTGCCGAGCAGGGATTCCCCATCCTCATTGCCTGCTATTATGACGCCCCCAACCTCGACGATGTGAAAGGATGGGCGAAGGTGGTGGAAGGTGTCCCGGGCGTCCGGGGGTTCATGTATACACCATGGACCAGGAAATACGATCTTTTGGAGGAATTTGCGAAAATCCTGTGGGGACGCTGA
- a CDS encoding DUF6485 family protein, protein MECRKDRNLSFCTCTYDPCPRKGLCCECLQYHLKKRQLPGCCFPPAAEATYDRSFEHFARLIQEKKV, encoded by the coding sequence ATGGAATGCCGGAAAGATCGGAATCTCTCGTTTTGCACGTGTACCTACGATCCCTGTCCGCGGAAAGGACTTTGTTGCGAGTGTCTCCAATACCACCTGAAGAAACGCCAGCTTCCCGGCTGCTGCTTCCCGCCTGCGGCGGAAGCGACCTACGACCGATCGTTTGAACACTTTGCAAGGTTAATTCAGGAGAAAAAAGTCTGA